One part of the Vitis riparia cultivar Riparia Gloire de Montpellier isolate 1030 chromosome 15, EGFV_Vit.rip_1.0, whole genome shotgun sequence genome encodes these proteins:
- the LOC117932031 gene encoding disease resistance protein At4g27190-like, translated as MLGLKFEEEEESGRAARLSKSLQKNKTVLVILDDIWEELSLENIGIPHGDAHRGCKVLLTSRKQGVLSRKMGTQKNFRVQHLCEEEAWSLFKKTAGDSVEQLKSIAIKVLGECDGLPVAIVTVAKALKGESDEAVWNNALLELENSAAINMEDVHEKVYSCLELSYNHLKGDEVKRLFLLCGMLGYGDISLDQLLNYVMGLDLFEHVSSLEQIRNKLVTLVKILKDSSLLLDAEDNRYRYAHEWPGVFFGYNDENKFVKMHDVVGDVARAIAAKDPHRFVVIKEALGLEELQRKEEFRNCSRISLQCGDLRELPERLVCSKLEFFLLNGNGPSLRIPNTFFQETELLKVLDLSATHLTPLPSSLGFLSNLRTLRVYRYTLQDMALIGELKKLQVLSFAFCEIERLPKEFMQLTDLRALDLSDCSHLEVIPQNVISSLSRLEHLCLAKSFTKWGAEGFGSGESNNACLSELNNLSNLKTLCIEIRDPNLLSKDLVFEKLTRYAISVSELEYYLYNRSPRRLELRGVNKPRLLDCFSKLFKTVEDLVLAGLEDTKHVLNEFDTDDFLQLKRLVISCCPGIQYIVDSTKGVPSHSALPILEELEIYDLKNMDAVCYGPIPEGSFGKLRSLEVSGCTRLKSFISLPMEQGRDGWVLPEMGSLDSTRDFSSTGSSATQELSRSDVPTPFFNEQVTLPSLKDLTMFNLDNVIAMWHNQLPLESCCNLKRLFISECNKLLNGE; from the exons ATGTTAGGTTTGAAatttgaggaggaagaggaaTCGGGAAGAGCAGCCCGCTTAAGCAAAAGTTTGCAAAAAAATAAGACGGTCCTGGTgattttggatgatatttgggAAGAACTTAGTCTGGAAAACATCGGAATTCCTCATGGAGATGCTCATAGGGGGTGTAAAGTGCTGCTGACTTCCAGAAAACAGGGTGTGTTATCTAGAAAGATGGGTACTCAAAAAAACTTCCGTGTTCAACATTTATGTGAAGAGGAAGCCTGGAGTTTATTTAAGAAGACAGCAGGTGATTCAGTGGAGCAGCTTAAATCCATAGCAATTAAAGTACTTGGAGAATGTGATGGTCTACCAGTTGCCATTGTAACAGTTGCAAAGGCGTTAAAAGGCGAGAGTGATGAGGCTGTGTGGAACAATGCTTTGCTAGAACTGGAGAATTCTGCAGCAATAAACATGGAGGACGTGCATGAAAAAGTATACTCATGTCTGGAGTTGAGCTACAACCACTTGAAAGGTGATGAAGTGAAGCGTTTGTTCTTACTTTGTGGTATGCTGGGCTATGGTGATATTTCACTGGATCAATTGTTAAACTATGTCATGGGTTTGGATTTGTTTGAACACGTGAGTTCATTGGAgcaaataagaaataaactAGTGACATTGGTCAAAATCCTCAAAGACTCGAGCTTGTTGCTTGATGCTGAAGATAATAGATATCGCTATGCACACGAGTGGCCAGGTGTGTTTTTCGGATATAATGATGAAAACAAGTTTGTCAAAATGCACGATGTTGTTGGTGATGTTGCCAGAGCAATTGCAGCAAAAGATCCTCATCGATTTGTTGTGATCAAAGAAGCTCTTGGATTAGAAGAATTGCAAAGGAAGGAGGAGTTCAGAAATTGCAGTCGTATATCTTTGCAATGCGGAGATCTCCGTGAGCTTCCGGAAAGATTGGTATGTTCCAAACTTGAATTCTTTTTATTGAATGGTAATGGTCCTTCTTTGAGAATTCCAAACACCTTTTTTCAAGAGACGGAACTACTAAAAGTTTTGGACTTGTCTGCAACGCATCTTACACCACTGCCTTCATCACTTGGTTTTCTTTCCAATCTTCGAACATTGCGTGTATACCGATACACACTCCAAGACATGGCATTAATCGGAGAGCTAAAGAAACTACAAGTTCTTAGTTTTGCATTTTGCGAAATTGAACGGTTGCCGAAAGAATTCATGCAATTGACTGATCTAAGGGCGCTGGACTTGTCGGATTGCTCTCATCTCGAAGTAATTCCCCAAAATGTCATATCAAGTTTATCTCGATTGGAGCATTTATGTTTAGCAAAAAGTTTTACCAAATGGGGGGCTGAAGGATTTGGTAGTGGAGAAAGCAATAATGCTTGCCTTTCTGAGCTGAACAACTTGTCCAATTTGAAGACTTTATGTATAGAAATAAGAGATCCCAATTTGCTATCAAAAGATCTGGTCTTTGAGAAGCTTACCAGATATGCGATATCAGTTTCCGAACTAGAATATTATCTTTATAATAGATCCCCAAGAAGGTTGGAGTTGCGTGGTGTTAATAAACCTCGTTTGTTGGACTGCTTTTCCAAGCTGTTCAAGACAGTTGAAGATTTAGTATTGGCTGGCTTGGAGGACACTAAGCATGTCCTTAACGAGTTTGATACAGATGATTTTCTTCAACTCAAGCGTCTTGTTATTAGTTGTTGTCCTGGGATTCAATACATTGTTGACTCGACCAAAGGGGTCCCATCACACAGTGCCCTTCCTATCTTGGAGGAATTGGAGATTTATGACCTCAAGAACATGGATGCAGTATGCTATGGCCCAATTCCAGAGGGATCTTTTGGGAAGTTACGTTCTCTAGAAGTGAGTGGTTGTACGAGGTTGAAATCTTTCATATCCCTTCCCATGGAGCAAGGAAGGGATGGATGGGTGTTACCTGAAATGGGATCCTTGGATTCGACACGGGACTTCTCTTCCACAGGAAGCAGTGCTACCCAGGAGTTATCTAGGAGTGATGTTCCCACACCATTCTTCAATGAACAG GTTACACTCCCTAGCTTGAAGGACTTGACAATGTTCAACTTGGATAATGTGATAGCAATGTGGCACAACCAACTTCCTCTAGAGTCTTGTTGCAACTTGAAAAGGTTGTTTATATCAGAGTGCAACAAATTGCTAAAT GGGGAGTAA
- the LOC117932433 gene encoding uncharacterized protein LOC117932433: MSSLFPKLTSLTLFGLDKLKGFYRGTRIARGPHLKKLIMLKWDQVGTLFQEIDSKGYIDSPIQQSFFLLEKDAFLNLEQLILMGSKMKIYLVTSSMAKTLVQLKVLTIKKCESVEEIVRHEGGEEPYDIVFSKLQRLRLVNLQSLKWFCSTTCIFKFPSLEQFEVEGCPQMEYFCETVPSTPRVKEVKIDDHVEEHFLGCDINTIIHNIALEKVCEISFF, encoded by the exons ATGTCTTCattattccctaaactaacCTCTCTCACACTCTTTGGATTAGACAAACTCAAAGGTTTCTACCGAGGAACACGTATTGCAAGAGGGCCACATTTGAAAAAGCTAATTATGTTGAAATGGGATCAAGTGGGGACACTTTTTCAAGAAATAGATTCAAAAGGTTATATTGATAGTCCAATTCAACAATCTTTCTTCTTGTTGGAAAAG GATGCATTCCTTAATTTGGAGCAATTGATCTTAATGGGCTCCAAGATGAAAATATATCTGGTGACTTCCTCAATGGCTAAAACATTGGTGCAGCTCAAAGTGCTTACTATAAAAAAATGCGAATCGGTGGAAGAAATAGTCAGACATGAGGGAGGTGAAGAACCATATGATATTGTTTTCTCCAAATTACAAAGGTTGAGACTTGTTAACTTACAAAGTCTAAAATGGTTCTGCTCAACTACATGCATCTTCAAATTCCCATCCTTGGAACAATTTGAGGTGGAAGGATGCCCTCAGATGGAATATTTTTGTGAGACAGTCCCAAGTACACCAAGGGTAAAGGAAGTAAAAATTGACGATCATGTGGAAGAGCATTTTTTGGGGTGTGACATCAATACCATCATCCATAATATAGCTTTGGAGAAG GTATGCgagatttctttcttttga